The sequence AAGGGGTGGGCGAGTACCCCGTGCGCCGCCTGGCCGAGGAGTTGGGCATCACCACCGCCAGCGCCCAGAAGGCCCTCGCGGCGTTGGTCGAGCGGGGTTTGCTCGAGGTGGTGGAGCCTGCGGCGGGCTCGAGGGGGGGGAGATACAAGGCGTCTT is a genomic window of Calidithermus timidus DSM 17022 containing:
- a CDS encoding MarR family transcriptional regulator, encoding MGKTAAGRSIRFVPERFEGLPCTAKLVWYHVLAEGVGEYPVRRLAEELGITTASAQKALAALVERGLLEVVEPAAGSRGGRYKAS